The Fulvia fulva chromosome 1, complete sequence region GCTTCAGGTTGAACATCTTTGGTTCCTCGCCTGCGCAGAGCTGCTCGATCTCCTTATCTGTAAATGTGTGGAAAAGGATCTGGAGTGCGGCGTTCTGGGCTGAGACCGAGACTCCGCGCATGTTGTTCAAGCCAATTGGCATCGCAGTAGGTGTGGGCTCCTTGGCCTGTTCTGTGGGCTTGGAGGGAGATGTGGCGACGCGGTATGTCTCATCCTTTTGGATGGACTTCTCTGGTCCCGGCGAGACGGAGGTTCGCTTGGTGCTCACGGAGTCGAGTCGGCTTCGTGGGCTTTCACCGGCTGTCGCGCTCTTCTGCGGGTCTGGTGAGGAGGGCTTGCTCTCCTGCTTCGCACCTTGCTTCGAGGCTGGTGTTGGTGAAGTCTTCTTGACTCCGTACTTGCGCTCGTGGGCGAGCTTCTGGCACGTCTCGCTCTTCTGGTGGCGCTTCTTGTTACTCTTGCTGGATTGGTCGACACCGCAGCGGTCACAGATCCAGCGGGTGCTCTCGGCCATCGCTGCTGGCTTGGAGTTAACGGTCGTCTTCCTTGACGCCTCCTTCTTCACGCGCATGGACTGCTCTCCGCCCTCGTCCGATGACTCTTGTCGAGACTTCTTGGCTGAAGTGTTCTGTGTCGCTGCGCCATCGTTGCGCTTGCGCTTCTTTGGTTGCGTGCTCGAGGTGCCTGAGGATGATGGAGTGGTGGCCGAAGTGTTCGGGCGATTGCTATAGATGTTTGGTACAGATGTGCTGTTGCGGGTGACGGTTGATGGGTCCTTTGCAGACTTCAGAGCACTCGCCATACTGTGTGTCACGGCGCCAGGAACTTGGAACTTGTGTTGTGATGGTTGTGGTGGGGACGGCGGTGGCATGTCCGTCCTCGCCTTTTTGTGGGATGGGTGTGGCTCGGCGTCTCGCTTGTGCTTTATACTTGTAGGCATGTTGTTGCCAGTTTGGAGGGAAGGGCGCGCTATGCCTTTAAAGTCTGATGTGGAAGGCTGGTGAGATGTGTTAGATGGAGAAGCTTCGAGTCGAGGATAGCAAACAGCGACTTACCAGTCTCGAGTGTTCTTGCATGCGCCGCTGGGTAGCAGCTGCGGCTCTCGCTTCACTCGCCATCTTCGCCGAAGGATGTCTCAGATGTGGTGTCGCGGAGGGTCGAGAAGGGGCGTGAGCGATGGACGCGATCGTAGACGTGGTCGGTCTTGGTGTTGTTCGCGAGACAGTCGCTGGTCGTGAAAGGGACTCGGGCGAGATGTCTCGGGTGATGGAAGGAAGTCGAAGTTGTTGAGAAGAGACGGACTCTTATGCAACGAAGTCCGTTGGTCTCGGACAATAGAGATGTATCGCAACAATACAACTTAGTTGACAATACCGAGTTATGATGTTTGACAATGGTAgaagagcttcaagctgtaACAATCGTGATCATGAAAAGCGTGGCTTCAGTGAAGCTCGAGCCATCTGCCACATTTACCTTCCATTCACCAATGATGACGTTGTCTGTCGGCTATGCTTGGATGAAGGAAAGCGATGCAGCATTCACTTCTGGGAGATATCTACTCCGAAATTGAGTCGACTTATGGGACTCTCGACGCTGGCTGCATTGGGGATATCGCTCGTGGACGAGGCAGTATAACATGTTCGCGCTAAGACAATTTCACATGCCTTTCCTGCCCAATCGGGCAAGTAACATCTTCCATCGCACGAATGCATGTGTCACCATCATCAAGCTTCCTGTGACACTTCCAATGAACTGCATGGCTACTAGCAGTACATTTTACCGTTCTGGCCTACATCGCCATGTCGTTGACAACGACTGTCGATCACCATGTGGGTTTCTCGGGCCGTTCCCGTCGATCATGGCTCGAGCTTCCAAGCCCCGCGGTCCCTTGCATGCGTGTGAATGAACAGGCGGTAAAGCCACGTTGAAGCTCAAGTTCTTAACATCTTCTCTTTACACATTGAACACATCGACAGTAGCAATACCGCCAGTATGAAGTTCACAACCATTATCACCGCTGTCGCTCTCTTCTGTGCGGGCGCATTGGCACTTGACAAGCCGTTGAACATCGAGAAGACGCACTCCGAAGAGTGCGCAGACAGCGAGCGCACAAAGATTGGTAACAACACAATCCTCCCTGTAACACACTATGAGCTATGCTGACTTGCGATAATTCAGGCGACAAGATCTCCATGCACTACCGCGGCACACTCGAGAAGGACGGCTCCGAATTCGACGCTTCTTACAACCGCAACCAACCTCTCGACTTCGCCGTTGGCAAAGGTCAGGTCATCAAGGGCTGGGATGAGGGAACTCAGGGCATGTGCATTGGTGACAAGAGGACGTTGACAATTCAGCCAGAGTATGGATACGGTGATCGCGGTGTGGGACCAATTCCAGGTGGTGCGGTGCTCATCTTTGAGATTGAGTTGATGGGAATCAACGGCAAGACCAAGGCAGAGGCACAGAAAGAGTTGTGAGTGCGGGCACGAAGCCTGGGTGGGAAGATAGGTTGGGGAGAAGCTAAGATAAAGCGACAACGATTTCGCGAAACAACCCGTCTGTTTCTCATATCACGTATACCTCGGACGGGCTCCGATCTGCAAGTGAGTAAGTGCAGAGCTTCCCTGATACTAAGCTACTTGTCTGCACGACGACGCCACCCTCCATGATCCAGCCTCATCAGGCGTCTGTGCGACGCAACGGCGTCTTGCGGCAGGATCACAATGGACATACTCTCAACTCATCGGATCGCGATGAATTCTGCTGTAGTATTTTATGACTACTCGCTGCCATTAAAGCTCCCAAGGGCCATGGCTCTTCACCCAATCCTCGATACTAATCAAATCCGCGTTCACCAACCACTTCCCACCATGCTCCTCCTGCTTCTTCTCCTCGCCAAGGCCGTAGTAGCTGTAGTTGCCCACGAGCAACATCGTCTCCAACAATTCATCTCTGATATTCTCCGGCAAAACCCCAGCGAAGACCTCAGCCGGCAGTGGCGCGAACTTGACTTCCTTCCTAGCCTCCTTGCTGGCAGCTGCCACAAGTTGCTTCGGTGTGGTCCATGCGCTAACGCCATGGGCGCGAGCACCGTTGGCATCTGCTCCAGATTCGAAGAGGCCTAGGACGTATGCGCCGCTATCGCGGCGTAGGTCGAGGAG contains the following coding sequences:
- a CDS encoding FK506-binding protein 2 yields the protein MKFTTIITAVALFCAGALALDKPLNIEKTHSEECADSERTKIGDKISMHYRGTLEKDGSEFDASYNRNQPLDFAVGKGQVIKGWDEGTQGMCIGDKRTLTIQPEYGYGDRGVGPIPGGAVLIFEIELMGINGKTKAEAQKEL